One part of the Thermodesulfobacteriota bacterium genome encodes these proteins:
- a CDS encoding sigma-54 dependent transcriptional regulator: MDHESPWTSCFLTRMIILHLEKTGKDTDVDYSGILESVAPSAAIEDPKTFLKDHNNWIPHHVLKKLVRAAERATGRKDVAYLAARDYFEPGRAPSLLEVIVKLLNDIEQILLYSNLWAGGYGNYLKLQCLTPSATPSPDANEVVLLSRFAPSVVPSISGTQMVRGNYEGFTGMFDYVEDAACVEQLSQIKIETVVGEFEGYRVEEDGDRLSIVESASDKAVATARKIYLKTETLPFSPDCPVSPEDPEEMVVRSEGGAVSVLTARAGTSPHDRKEENAAYEIVRGGTLKNGPLEYTLGKGRIFNAPYSRYLYKWKAMEVPKAHPEVARTRREIVPLLFNHLRGVREARRMQLVSAMEKRALARENENLKTGIQRESDFFGIVGKSEVMQELFERTRMVAQVDSTVLITGETGTGKELLARAVHLAGPRRDMKFLAINCTALPESILEAELFGYEKGAFTGALSRKQGIFEAADGGTLFMDEVGDISPAMQARLLRVLEEREIQRVGGREPVPVDVRVVSATNKDLKELVSTEKFRSDLYYRLHVITLDLPPLRERTEDLLLLVDHYLEIFSRNFKKEKPAITADALAVLRNCPWPGNIRELKNVIEHAVVMDRDGRINPEDITLLECGAPLRTETAEALKPFHDAVESHKRHVIEQTLKKTGGNQTRAAELLGLQRTYLSRLIRQLGITPKDRTP; this comes from the coding sequence ATGGACCACGAATCCCCATGGACCAGTTGCTTCCTTACCCGGATGATCATCCTCCATCTGGAGAAGACCGGGAAGGATACGGACGTCGACTATAGCGGGATTCTGGAGAGCGTCGCCCCCTCGGCCGCTATCGAGGACCCGAAAACTTTCCTTAAGGACCACAACAACTGGATCCCCCACCACGTATTAAAAAAGCTGGTCCGGGCCGCGGAAAGGGCGACGGGCAGGAAGGACGTCGCCTACCTCGCCGCCAGGGACTACTTCGAGCCCGGCCGGGCGCCCTCGCTCCTGGAGGTCATAGTAAAGCTCCTTAACGATATCGAACAGATACTCCTCTACTCCAACCTCTGGGCCGGGGGCTACGGCAACTACCTGAAACTCCAGTGCCTCACCCCGTCCGCCACGCCATCTCCAGACGCTAACGAGGTCGTCCTCCTCTCAAGGTTCGCCCCGAGCGTGGTGCCTTCGATCTCCGGCACCCAGATGGTCCGGGGGAACTATGAGGGCTTTACCGGGATGTTCGACTACGTCGAGGACGCCGCCTGCGTCGAGCAGCTCTCCCAGATAAAGATCGAGACCGTCGTCGGCGAGTTCGAGGGCTACCGGGTGGAAGAGGACGGGGACCGGTTGTCCATAGTGGAGTCCGCTTCGGATAAGGCGGTAGCCACGGCGAGGAAGATATACCTCAAGACCGAAACCCTCCCCTTCTCCCCGGACTGCCCCGTAAGCCCGGAAGACCCAGAAGAAATGGTCGTAAGGTCCGAAGGCGGCGCGGTAAGCGTCCTCACCGCCCGGGCGGGGACGAGCCCGCACGACCGTAAGGAGGAAAATGCCGCCTACGAAATAGTGCGCGGCGGCACCCTTAAGAACGGCCCGCTCGAATATACCCTCGGAAAAGGTCGGATCTTCAACGCGCCCTACTCCCGCTATCTCTATAAATGGAAAGCCATGGAAGTCCCGAAGGCGCACCCCGAGGTCGCACGGACCAGGCGAGAGATAGTGCCGCTCCTCTTCAACCATCTCCGGGGGGTAAGGGAGGCGCGGCGGATGCAGCTCGTATCCGCCATGGAGAAGAGGGCGCTCGCCCGGGAGAACGAAAATCTCAAGACCGGCATCCAGAGGGAGTCCGACTTCTTCGGGATAGTCGGGAAGAGTGAGGTGATGCAGGAGCTCTTCGAGCGGACCCGGATGGTCGCTCAAGTCGACTCGACCGTTCTCATTACGGGCGAGACCGGCACTGGGAAGGAGCTCCTTGCCAGGGCCGTCCACCTGGCCGGACCGAGGCGCGATATGAAGTTCCTGGCAATAAACTGCACGGCTCTGCCCGAAAGCATCCTGGAGGCCGAGCTCTTCGGTTACGAGAAAGGGGCCTTCACCGGGGCGCTCTCCCGAAAGCAGGGCATATTCGAGGCGGCCGACGGAGGGACGCTCTTCATGGACGAGGTGGGCGATATCTCTCCCGCCATGCAGGCCCGGCTGCTACGCGTGCTTGAAGAGCGGGAGATCCAGCGCGTCGGGGGCAGGGAACCCGTCCCCGTGGACGTAAGGGTCGTCTCGGCGACCAACAAGGACCTTAAAGAACTGGTCTCCACCGAAAAGTTCCGGAGCGACCTCTACTACCGCCTGCACGTCATCACATTGGACCTCCCACCCTTGAGGGAGCGCACCGAGGACCTGCTCCTCCTGGTCGACCACTACCTGGAGATATTCAGCCGGAATTTTAAGAAAGAAAAGCCGGCCATTACCGCCGACGCGCTGGCCGTTCTTAGAAACTGCCCGTGGCCCGGCAATATCCGGGAGCTTAAAAACGTTATCGAGCATGCCGTGGTCATGGACCGGGACGGGCGGATTAACCCCGAGGATATCACCCTTCTGGAATGCGGCGCACCGCTTAGAACGGAGACCGCGGAGGCGTTAAAACCGTTCCACGACGCGGTGGAAAGCCACAAGCGCCACGTAATAGAGCAAACGCTCAAGAAGACCGGCGGGAACCAGACCAGGGCAGCGGAACTCCTGGGCCTCCAACGGACCTACCTCTCGCGCCTCATCCGGCAACTCGGAATCACGCCCAAAGACAGAACCCCTTAA